A part of Mycolicibacterium sp. TUM20985 genomic DNA contains:
- a CDS encoding LLM class flavin-dependent oxidoreductase, with protein MRFTYAEAMTDPKYLIPLAKAADEAGYHAMTIPDSVAYPEVSDSKYPYTEDGNREFLDGKPFVESFALIGALSAVTTKLHFNIFVLKLPIRPPALVAKQAGSLAAMFDNRLGLGVGTSPWPEDYEIMGVPYAKRGKRMDECIDVIRGLTSGDYFEYHGEFYDFPAFKMTPAPTKPVPILIGGHADAALRRAARNDGWMHGGGDPAELDPLLAKLQKYRDEEERIGLADEFAIHVISIDGFTLDGVKRLEDKGVTDVIVGFRIPYIMGADTEPLDDKIRNLEWFAENVIAKAG; from the coding sequence ATGCGGTTTACCTATGCGGAAGCCATGACCGATCCCAAGTACCTGATCCCCTTGGCGAAGGCCGCCGACGAGGCCGGCTATCACGCGATGACCATCCCCGACAGCGTCGCGTACCCCGAGGTGTCGGACTCGAAGTATCCGTACACCGAGGACGGCAATCGCGAATTCCTCGACGGCAAGCCCTTCGTCGAGTCGTTCGCTCTGATCGGTGCGCTGTCCGCCGTGACGACGAAACTGCACTTCAACATCTTCGTGCTCAAGCTGCCGATCCGCCCGCCCGCCCTGGTGGCCAAGCAAGCCGGGTCACTGGCCGCGATGTTCGACAACCGCCTCGGCCTCGGCGTTGGCACCAGCCCGTGGCCGGAGGACTACGAGATCATGGGCGTGCCGTACGCCAAGCGCGGGAAGCGGATGGACGAGTGCATCGACGTCATCCGCGGCCTCACCTCCGGCGACTACTTTGAGTATCACGGCGAGTTCTACGACTTTCCGGCGTTCAAGATGACGCCTGCGCCGACGAAGCCGGTGCCGATCCTGATCGGAGGGCACGCCGACGCCGCGCTGCGCCGGGCCGCGCGCAACGACGGTTGGATGCACGGCGGCGGAGACCCTGCGGAACTCGACCCGCTGCTGGCCAAGCTGCAGAAGTACCGTGACGAAGAAGAGCGGATCGGGTTGGCCGACGAGTTCGCGATCCACGTCATCTCGATCGACGGCTTCACCCTCGACGGTGTCAAGCGACTCGAGGACAAGGGCGTCACCGACGTCATCGTCGGGTTCCGCATCCCCTACATCATGGGCGCCGACACCGAGCCGCTCGACGACAAGATCCGCAACCTGGAGTGGTTCGCCGAGAACGTCATCGCGAAGGCCGGTTAG
- a CDS encoding SDR family oxidoreductase, with translation MTRQKILITGASSGLGAGMARQFAAKGRDLALCARRTDNLEELQAELTARYPGITVAVAALDVNDHEAVPKVFAELSDVLGGIDCVIVNAGIGKGHKLGGGKLWANKATIETNLVSALVQIETALEMFTAAGAGHLVLVSSVLGNKGVPGVKAAYAASKAGLTSLGESLRAEYPSSGPIRITVLEPGYIESEMTAKSNTTTLMVDNETGVKAMVDAIEKEKGRAVVPGWPWWPLVEVMKVLPPRFTKYFA, from the coding sequence ATGACCCGCCAGAAGATCCTCATCACCGGTGCCAGCTCGGGCCTCGGCGCCGGAATGGCCCGCCAGTTCGCCGCGAAGGGGCGCGACCTCGCGCTGTGCGCCCGCCGCACCGACAACCTCGAGGAGCTGCAGGCCGAGCTGACCGCCCGGTATCCCGGCATCACGGTGGCGGTCGCCGCGCTCGACGTGAACGACCACGAGGCCGTGCCCAAGGTGTTCGCCGAGCTGAGCGACGTACTGGGCGGCATCGACTGCGTCATCGTCAACGCGGGTATCGGCAAGGGTCACAAGCTGGGCGGCGGCAAGCTGTGGGCCAACAAGGCCACCATCGAGACGAACCTGGTGTCGGCCCTGGTGCAGATCGAGACGGCACTGGAGATGTTCACCGCGGCGGGCGCTGGACACTTGGTCCTAGTGTCGTCGGTGCTCGGCAACAAGGGAGTGCCCGGGGTCAAGGCCGCTTACGCCGCGAGCAAGGCGGGACTGACGTCACTCGGTGAGTCTCTGCGGGCGGAGTACCCGTCGTCGGGGCCCATCAGGATCACGGTGCTCGAGCCGGGATACATCGAGTCGGAGATGACGGCGAAGTCGAACACCACGACGCTCATGGTCGACAACGAGACCGGCGTCAAGGCGATGGTCGACGCGATCGAAAAGGAGAAGGGACGCGCCGTCGTGCCAGGGTGGCCGTGGTGGCCGCTAGTCGAGGTGATGAAGGTGCTGCCGCCGCGGTTCACCAAATACTTTGCGTGA
- the cobF gene encoding precorrin-6A synthase (deacetylating) → MTRHVHVIGIGAGDPGYVTVQAIEALNDVDVFFVMDKGETKDDLVTLRREICQRFIREPGYRFVELADPQRAQTGDYEKRVADWHEARAGRWAQGLLDELADDGVGAFLAWGDPSLYDSTLRILDMVAQHVEFTYDVIPGVTAIQALTARHRIPLNEVGEPVLITTGRRLRERGLSGASVVMLDGDCAFLGCPPETRIWWGAYLGTPDEILADGTVGEVGERIAATRADARQRHGWIMDTYLLRP, encoded by the coding sequence GTGACGCGCCACGTCCACGTCATCGGTATCGGCGCCGGCGATCCCGGCTACGTGACCGTCCAAGCCATCGAGGCGCTCAACGACGTCGACGTCTTCTTCGTCATGGACAAGGGCGAGACCAAGGACGACCTGGTGACGTTGCGCCGAGAGATCTGTCAGCGCTTCATCCGCGAACCCGGCTATCGCTTCGTGGAGCTGGCCGACCCGCAGCGGGCGCAGACGGGGGACTACGAGAAGCGCGTCGCCGACTGGCACGAGGCAAGGGCCGGGAGGTGGGCGCAGGGCCTGCTCGACGAGCTGGCCGACGACGGCGTGGGCGCGTTCCTCGCCTGGGGTGACCCGTCGCTCTACGACAGCACGTTGCGCATCCTCGACATGGTCGCCCAGCACGTCGAGTTCACCTACGACGTCATTCCCGGCGTCACCGCGATTCAGGCGCTCACGGCCCGGCACCGGATACCGCTCAACGAGGTTGGCGAGCCGGTGCTCATCACCACGGGCAGACGGCTGCGCGAACGGGGTCTGTCGGGTGCGTCGGTGGTGATGCTCGACGGTGACTGCGCCTTCCTCGGCTGTCCGCCGGAGACCCGCATCTGGTGGGGCGCCTATCTCGGCACCCCCGACGAGATCCTCGCCGACGGCACGGTCGGCGAGGTGGGAGAGCGGATCGCCGCGACCCGGGCCGACGCGAGGCAGCGTCACGGCTGGATAATGGACACCTATTTGTTGCGACCGTGA
- a CDS encoding cutinase family protein, producing the protein MNARHLLRAAAAAAVSALALLVSPAGLPTSSAAPCPDVEVIFARGTFAPPGLGGIGQDFVDAVRTKVGDKSLGVYPVVYPASTNFPTAVDGIRDAANHIESMAANCPKTKLVLGGYSQGAAVMGFVTANAVPGGVDPADVPKPMPTQVANHVAAVALLGTPDPQFMQLIGQPPVTVGPLYASKAIQLCAPGDPICSDGDNGSAHSSYTNIGLTDQAAAFVASKV; encoded by the coding sequence ATGAACGCACGCCACCTGCTCAGAGCGGCGGCTGCGGCCGCGGTGAGCGCCCTCGCGCTCCTGGTCTCCCCCGCCGGACTTCCGACCTCGTCGGCCGCACCGTGCCCAGACGTCGAGGTAATCTTCGCCCGCGGCACCTTCGCCCCGCCGGGGCTCGGCGGCATCGGACAGGACTTCGTCGACGCCGTGCGCACGAAGGTCGGCGACAAGTCCCTCGGGGTCTACCCCGTGGTCTATCCGGCGAGCACCAACTTCCCGACCGCCGTGGACGGCATCCGCGATGCCGCCAATCACATCGAGAGCATGGCGGCGAACTGCCCCAAGACCAAGCTGGTACTCGGCGGCTACTCGCAGGGCGCCGCGGTGATGGGTTTCGTCACCGCCAACGCGGTGCCCGGTGGAGTGGACCCGGCTGACGTACCCAAGCCGATGCCCACCCAGGTAGCCAACCACGTCGCGGCGGTAGCCCTGCTCGGGACGCCGGACCCGCAGTTCATGCAGTTGATCGGACAGCCACCGGTCACGGTGGGCCCGCTCTACGCGAGCAAGGCCATCCAGCTGTGTGCACCGGGTGATCCCATCTGTTCCGACGGTGACAACGGTTCGGCCCATTCGAGCTACACGAACATCGGCCTGACCGACCAGGCGGCGGCGTTCGTCGCGAGCAAGGTGTAG
- a CDS encoding MFS transporter, whose product MSRVRRPWLTRNVRVLSAVSFLQDAASELLYPLLPIYLTAVLGAPPSVVGAIEGAAEGAAALTKLASGPLGDRFARRPLIATGYGMAALGKVMVAAFAAWPGVLAGRVVDRLGKGVRGAPRDALLVVDVDTSARGRVFGFHRAMDTLGAVVGPLLGLAGYELLDQQIAPLLWVAVIPAVLSVALVFFVREPRRVVTAVRTGMFARVRELPGGYWRVTALLVAFAVVNFPDALLLLRLNEIGFSVPEVILAYVGYNAVYALSSYPAGLLADRIPRAAVFGIGLVFFAIGYVGLGLTDDHVAAWLLIAAYGLFTGCTDGVGKAWISSLVGSDVQSSAQGVFQGATGFAVLAAGLWAGFAWGADGSVPLLISGGVGAVFAVVLLAGAFRGHRHPNGGVPTPTTP is encoded by the coding sequence ATGTCTCGGGTGCGAAGACCATGGCTGACCCGCAACGTGCGCGTGCTGTCGGCGGTCTCGTTCCTGCAGGACGCCGCCAGCGAACTGCTCTATCCGCTGCTGCCGATCTACCTGACGGCCGTACTCGGTGCGCCGCCGTCGGTGGTGGGCGCGATCGAGGGCGCTGCCGAGGGTGCGGCGGCGCTGACGAAGCTGGCGTCGGGGCCGCTGGGTGACCGGTTCGCCCGGCGCCCGTTGATCGCCACCGGATACGGCATGGCCGCGCTCGGCAAGGTGATGGTGGCGGCGTTCGCTGCGTGGCCCGGCGTGCTCGCCGGCCGGGTGGTGGATCGCCTCGGCAAGGGCGTCCGCGGCGCGCCGCGCGACGCCCTGCTCGTGGTCGACGTCGACACCTCCGCTCGCGGCCGCGTGTTCGGGTTCCACCGGGCGATGGACACCCTCGGCGCGGTGGTCGGCCCGTTGCTCGGGCTGGCCGGTTACGAGCTCCTCGACCAGCAGATCGCGCCGCTGCTGTGGGTGGCGGTGATCCCCGCCGTGCTCAGCGTCGCGCTGGTGTTCTTCGTACGGGAGCCGCGGCGCGTCGTCACGGCCGTGCGGACCGGGATGTTCGCCCGGGTGCGGGAGCTGCCCGGCGGGTACTGGCGGGTGACCGCGCTCCTGGTGGCGTTCGCGGTCGTGAACTTTCCCGACGCCTTGCTCTTGTTGCGGCTCAACGAGATCGGCTTCTCGGTCCCCGAGGTCATCCTCGCCTACGTCGGCTACAACGCGGTCTATGCCCTGTCGAGCTATCCGGCGGGTCTGCTCGCCGACCGGATCCCCCGGGCTGCGGTGTTCGGCATCGGCCTGGTGTTCTTCGCGATCGGTTACGTCGGGCTCGGGCTGACCGACGATCACGTCGCCGCGTGGCTGCTGATCGCGGCGTACGGCCTGTTCACCGGATGCACCGACGGGGTCGGCAAGGCGTGGATCTCCTCGCTGGTGGGTTCGGACGTGCAGTCCAGCGCCCAAGGAGTGTTCCAGGGCGCGACCGGGTTCGCCGTGCTGGCGGCCGGGCTGTGGGCCGGTTTCGCCTGGGGCGCCGACGGTTCCGTGCCGCTGTTGATCTCCGGTGGCGTCGGGGCGGTGTTCGCGGTGGTGCTACTGGCCGGGGCTTTCCGGGGGCACCGTCACCCGAACGGCGGCGTGCCCACGCCGACCACCCCGTAG
- a CDS encoding VOC family protein, which produces MNISVAAFEVADPADGWTRAGFAVGAGATCRVGGVDIRLVGRGRGSGILGWSLRGLPPNVRDLDGVPTTDPVGVPAPAVTHPNGVVAIDHVVLLSPDLGRTLEALATVGGEPRRERAGELGGRSIRQIFYRFGEVIVEVVGSPNSADEGPSTLWGITYTVVDIDATASFFGDHAAPVKDAVQPGRRITTLRHRELGMSVRTAMISAPILGE; this is translated from the coding sequence ATGAACATCAGCGTTGCCGCGTTCGAGGTCGCGGATCCGGCCGACGGCTGGACGCGGGCGGGGTTCGCCGTCGGCGCAGGTGCTACGTGTCGGGTCGGCGGTGTCGACATCCGGCTGGTCGGACGTGGACGCGGCAGCGGAATCCTCGGCTGGTCGCTGCGCGGGCTGCCCCCGAACGTCCGCGATCTGGACGGCGTGCCGACGACCGACCCGGTGGGCGTCCCTGCGCCGGCGGTCACCCATCCGAACGGCGTCGTCGCCATCGACCACGTCGTGCTGCTGTCCCCCGACCTCGGCCGAACGCTCGAGGCGCTCGCCACCGTCGGCGGGGAACCGCGGCGGGAGCGGGCCGGCGAACTCGGCGGACGATCGATTCGCCAGATCTTCTACCGGTTCGGGGAGGTGATCGTGGAGGTCGTGGGCTCGCCGAACTCGGCGGACGAGGGTCCCTCCACACTGTGGGGTATCACGTACACGGTCGTGGACATCGATGCCACGGCCTCGTTCTTCGGTGATCATGCGGCGCCGGTCAAGGACGCGGTGCAGCCCGGTCGGAGGATCACGACGCTGCGGCATCGCGAGCTCGGCATGTCGGTCCGCACGGCGATGATCTCGGCACCTATCCTCGGCGAGTGA
- a CDS encoding phage holin family protein, whose amino-acid sequence MTQFLLRAGLTGLALWVVTKVVSGIEFVGGDTTVARVGIIFVVALIFGVVNAIIKPIVQLISIPLYVLTLGLIHVVINALMLWITSWITEHTTHWGLYIDDFWWTAIWAAIVLSIVSWLLSLVVPD is encoded by the coding sequence GTGACCCAGTTTCTGTTGCGCGCCGGGCTCACCGGCTTGGCGCTGTGGGTCGTCACCAAGGTCGTCTCGGGCATTGAATTCGTCGGCGGTGACACCACCGTGGCGCGGGTCGGGATCATCTTCGTCGTGGCCCTGATCTTCGGTGTCGTCAACGCGATCATCAAACCGATCGTTCAGCTCATCTCGATCCCGCTGTACGTCCTCACCCTCGGCTTGATCCACGTCGTCATCAACGCGTTGATGTTGTGGATCACGTCGTGGATCACCGAGCACACCACGCACTGGGGTCTGTACATCGACGACTTCTGGTGGACAGCCATCTGGGCGGCCATCGTGCTGTCGATCGTGAGTTGGCTGCTGTCGCTGGTGGTTCCGGACTGA
- a CDS encoding diiron oxygenase, whose amino-acid sequence MTLSPEAVRRNAAPSREEFSERLLRGSVRKSYEPVVDIDWDAPLDPDKFFLPPKSVSLYGTPLWDGMTRAQQIELSRQELVNTLSAGIWFENILNQALLRDLMHADPTSNATHYALTEMGDETRHMVMFGKAIAKLGAKPVRPRRSQRMIINGLPLAFKGSLLWVAALVGEEIFDSLQRNMMDDPDLQPMVQRLMRIHVTEEARHIQFARDGARKRVAEMPWLNRMWVANLNGVGGLFFRHLFTNPVQYRRAGLDAREARRVARLSAHRRDVQALGFAPLAAFLTEVGLMGPVARRLWTRTHFLPADSSAPPDDDGADQAEDAYDGPAMMRVGETDCSVRVRLIGHLDPIDGRYHWQGTVYGAVPDDVLQRPRVTLAVAGRSVAARITERTPQGIYGVVGVGTPPFG is encoded by the coding sequence ATGACACTCTCTCCCGAAGCCGTCCGTCGCAACGCTGCCCCGAGCCGGGAGGAATTCTCCGAGCGCCTGCTCCGCGGATCAGTCAGGAAGTCCTACGAACCCGTCGTCGACATCGACTGGGACGCGCCGCTGGATCCCGACAAGTTCTTCCTGCCGCCGAAATCGGTCTCGCTGTATGGAACGCCGTTGTGGGACGGGATGACCCGAGCGCAGCAGATCGAACTGTCCCGGCAAGAACTCGTGAACACCCTGTCGGCGGGCATCTGGTTCGAGAACATCCTCAACCAGGCGCTGCTACGCGATCTGATGCACGCCGACCCCACCTCCAACGCAACTCACTACGCGTTGACGGAGATGGGCGACGAGACCCGCCACATGGTGATGTTCGGCAAGGCGATTGCCAAGCTGGGTGCCAAGCCGGTGCGACCCCGCCGATCCCAGCGAATGATCATCAACGGCCTCCCACTGGCGTTCAAGGGATCACTGCTGTGGGTCGCCGCGCTGGTCGGCGAGGAGATCTTCGACTCGTTGCAGCGCAACATGATGGACGACCCGGACCTGCAGCCAATGGTGCAGCGGCTCATGCGCATTCACGTCACGGAGGAAGCCAGGCACATCCAGTTCGCGCGGGACGGGGCGCGGAAGCGGGTCGCCGAGATGCCGTGGCTCAACCGGATGTGGGTGGCGAACCTCAACGGGGTCGGCGGCCTGTTCTTCCGGCACCTGTTCACCAACCCGGTGCAGTACCGTCGCGCAGGTCTCGATGCCCGCGAGGCTCGTCGCGTGGCACGCCTCAGTGCGCACCGTCGAGACGTCCAGGCGCTCGGGTTCGCGCCGCTGGCCGCCTTCCTCACCGAGGTCGGGTTGATGGGCCCGGTCGCGCGCCGACTCTGGACCCGGACGCACTTCCTTCCGGCTGACTCGTCGGCGCCGCCCGACGACGATGGCGCCGACCAGGCCGAGGATGCCTACGACGGTCCCGCGATGATGCGCGTCGGCGAGACCGACTGCTCGGTGCGGGTCCGGCTCATCGGACACCTCGACCCCATCGACGGTCGATACCATTGGCAGGGAACGGTTTACGGCGCGGTGCCCGATGACGTGCTGCAACGCCCCAGGGTGACGCTGGCGGTGGCTGGCCGCAGCGTGGCGGCGCGCATCACCGAGCGCACCCCTCAGGGCATCTACGGGGTGGTCGGCGTGGGCACGCCGCCGTTCGGGTGA
- a CDS encoding MFS transporter, translating to MTRSLERPSVPLSVVSPPPAVRWLAVFALAVGSFAIGTTEFVAMGLLPDIASSLNITEPIAGHVISAYALGVVIGAPVIASLTARMPRKTLLLGLIAVFTLGNLASVLAPSYETLMAARFVSGIPHGAFFGVAALVAAHLMGPKNRAKAVAHVMTGLTVATVLGVPLASLLGQLFGWRSAFGLVVVIGAITLAALWNWLPELHLMHVTSPLTELSALRRPQVWLALLIGMVGFGGMFAVYTYVATTLTDVSGLSRGLVPVGLMMFGLGMVVGNLVGGKIADISVIKGLYASITALGVVLALFVWAVHNPWTALLGLFLIGASGSAIGPALQTRLMDVAHGAQTLAAALNHSSLNIANAAGAWIGGLVIAAGYGYTAPAAAGALLAAAGLVVLTISVALQRWTERPRAH from the coding sequence GTGACCAGATCACTGGAACGACCCTCAGTCCCGCTCTCCGTCGTGTCACCGCCGCCGGCGGTGCGATGGCTCGCGGTGTTCGCGCTGGCCGTCGGCAGCTTCGCCATCGGCACCACCGAGTTCGTGGCCATGGGCCTGCTGCCCGACATCGCATCGAGCCTGAACATCACCGAGCCGATCGCCGGACACGTCATCTCCGCCTATGCACTCGGCGTCGTGATCGGTGCCCCGGTCATCGCGTCCCTCACTGCGCGGATGCCCCGCAAGACACTGTTGCTCGGATTGATCGCGGTCTTCACGCTCGGCAACCTGGCCAGCGTGCTCGCCCCGAGCTACGAAACCCTGATGGCCGCGCGCTTCGTCTCGGGCATCCCGCACGGTGCCTTCTTCGGCGTCGCCGCCCTAGTGGCCGCCCACCTGATGGGCCCGAAGAACCGTGCCAAGGCCGTCGCCCACGTCATGACCGGGCTGACCGTCGCGACTGTCCTCGGCGTACCGCTCGCCTCCCTCCTCGGCCAGCTATTCGGCTGGCGCAGCGCGTTCGGGCTGGTCGTCGTCATCGGCGCGATCACGCTGGCGGCCCTCTGGAACTGGCTGCCCGAGCTGCATTTGATGCACGTCACCAGCCCGCTGACCGAACTGAGCGCGCTCCGTCGCCCCCAGGTGTGGTTGGCCCTGCTGATCGGCATGGTCGGGTTCGGTGGCATGTTCGCCGTCTACACCTATGTCGCGACCACGCTGACCGACGTCTCCGGACTGTCCCGCGGACTCGTCCCGGTAGGGCTGATGATGTTCGGCCTCGGCATGGTGGTCGGCAACCTGGTCGGCGGCAAGATTGCGGACATTTCGGTGATCAAGGGCCTCTACGCCTCGATCACCGCCCTCGGCGTCGTGCTCGCACTGTTCGTCTGGGCCGTCCACAACCCGTGGACCGCACTTCTCGGACTGTTCCTCATCGGTGCCTCGGGTTCGGCGATCGGACCCGCCCTGCAGACCCGGCTGATGGACGTCGCCCACGGCGCCCAGACGCTGGCCGCGGCTCTCAACCACTCATCCCTCAACATCGCCAACGCAGCAGGCGCGTGGATCGGCGGCCTGGTGATCGCCGCGGGCTACGGCTATACCGCGCCCGCAGCCGCCGGCGCCCTACTCGCCGCCGCCGGACTGGTGGTTCTGACCATCTCGGTCGCGCTACAACGCTGGACGGAGCGCCCTCGTGCCCACTAA
- a CDS encoding ROK family transcriptional regulator has product MAIRGERSDGRDTVGDVFALIRDRRDITRSEIAHLTGLSRTAVASRIAALVALGLISEREQAPSTGGRPPTLLSFDAAAGVVLSVAVGISRTRLAVCNLAGDVLSITDIDQEVALGPDDLMPDVVKRLDVMLQEHPDVPVYGVGLSLPGTVDRDRGCSRDSPILRGWDGVALRPYFEELQRLSGVPVILDNDSNAIAIVESHGHDDVLVIKASSGLGAGIVAGGVLQRGAAQAAGEFGHNKIAAAQGLPCRCGDTGCVEAIAGGWSIVHALQQQGRSVRNLRDVVEIAHGGDAEARRMIRDSGRYVGEVLAAAVNLLNPAVVVVAGDMAGAYEIFVAGLRETLYGNATAQATRTLEVVSAAHGSQSGTVGGAVMVLDEVLSARAVDALVAGT; this is encoded by the coding sequence ATGGCCATCAGGGGCGAGCGAAGCGACGGGAGGGATACCGTCGGCGACGTCTTCGCACTGATCAGGGATCGTCGCGACATAACCCGCTCGGAGATCGCCCACCTCACCGGGCTCTCGCGGACGGCCGTCGCCTCGCGAATCGCGGCGCTGGTCGCCCTCGGCCTGATCTCGGAGCGCGAGCAGGCGCCATCGACCGGCGGCCGCCCGCCCACGCTGCTGTCGTTCGACGCCGCCGCGGGCGTGGTGCTGTCAGTCGCGGTGGGCATCAGCCGGACCCGGCTGGCCGTCTGCAACCTGGCCGGTGACGTGCTGTCGATCACCGACATCGACCAGGAGGTTGCGCTCGGGCCCGACGACCTCATGCCCGACGTCGTGAAGCGGCTCGACGTGATGCTGCAGGAGCACCCGGACGTCCCGGTGTACGGCGTCGGGCTGAGCTTGCCCGGCACGGTGGACCGCGACCGCGGTTGCAGTCGGGATTCGCCGATCCTCCGCGGCTGGGACGGCGTGGCACTGCGGCCGTACTTCGAGGAGCTGCAACGACTCTCGGGCGTGCCGGTGATTCTGGACAACGACTCCAACGCGATCGCCATCGTCGAGAGTCATGGCCATGACGACGTGCTCGTCATCAAGGCGTCGAGTGGCCTTGGTGCGGGCATCGTCGCGGGTGGGGTGCTGCAGCGGGGTGCCGCGCAGGCCGCCGGCGAGTTCGGGCACAACAAGATCGCTGCAGCGCAAGGACTTCCGTGCCGGTGCGGTGACACCGGGTGCGTCGAGGCAATAGCTGGTGGCTGGTCGATCGTGCACGCGCTCCAGCAGCAGGGGCGCTCGGTGCGCAACCTGCGCGACGTCGTCGAGATCGCCCACGGCGGAGATGCCGAAGCGCGACGCATGATCCGCGACAGCGGCCGATACGTCGGCGAGGTGCTGGCCGCTGCGGTGAACCTCTTGAACCCCGCCGTCGTCGTCGTGGCGGGCGACATGGCGGGAGCCTACGAGATCTTCGTGGCCGGACTACGAGAGACGTTGTACGGCAACGCGACTGCTCAGGCCACCCGCACCCTGGAGGTGGTGTCCGCGGCGCACGGCAGCCAGTCCGGCACCGTCGGTGGCGCGGTCATGGTGCTCGACGAGGTGCTCAGCGCCCGTGCCGTCGACGCGCTGGTGGCGGGAACCTAA
- a CDS encoding Fpg/Nei family DNA glycosylase, with amino-acid sequence MPELPEVEALADHLRRHAVGLTVGRVDVAALSVLKTFDPPPTALHGQQVTGANRWGKYLGLEAGGLHLITHLSRAGWLRWSDKLSAVPLRPGGKSPIALRVHLGKPGDGPGPEVAAGAAPGFDLTEAGTQKRLAVWLVDDPMKVPQIASLGPDALSLGAEDLAAVLKGNGGRIKTVITDQRTIAGIGNAYSDEVLHVAKMSPFATASKLSDAQLTDLHDAMTSVLTDAVSRSVGQGAATLKGEKRSGLRVHARTGLPCPVCGDTVREISFVDKSFQYCPTCQTGGKILADRRMSKLLK; translated from the coding sequence GTGCCGGAACTGCCCGAGGTCGAAGCCCTTGCCGACCATCTCCGCCGTCACGCCGTGGGTTTGACGGTGGGACGCGTCGACGTCGCCGCGCTGTCCGTCCTGAAGACGTTCGATCCGCCGCCCACCGCACTCCACGGCCAGCAGGTGACGGGCGCCAACCGGTGGGGAAAGTACCTGGGGCTGGAAGCCGGTGGGCTGCATCTGATCACCCACTTGTCCAGGGCGGGATGGCTGCGGTGGTCGGACAAGCTATCGGCGGTCCCGCTGCGGCCGGGGGGCAAGAGTCCCATCGCCTTACGCGTGCACCTGGGCAAGCCGGGCGACGGGCCCGGGCCTGAAGTCGCCGCCGGGGCGGCTCCGGGCTTCGATCTCACCGAGGCCGGCACCCAGAAGCGGCTCGCCGTGTGGCTCGTCGACGACCCGATGAAGGTGCCACAAATTGCGAGCCTCGGCCCAGACGCACTGTCGCTGGGCGCCGAGGACCTGGCTGCGGTGCTCAAGGGCAACGGCGGCCGCATCAAGACCGTCATCACCGACCAGCGCACGATCGCGGGAATCGGCAACGCCTACAGCGATGAGGTCCTGCACGTCGCGAAGATGTCGCCGTTCGCGACCGCGAGCAAGCTGAGCGACGCGCAGCTGACCGATCTGCATGACGCGATGACGTCCGTGCTCACCGACGCGGTTTCGCGGTCCGTCGGTCAGGGCGCCGCAACCCTCAAGGGCGAGAAGCGTTCTGGACTGCGGGTACATGCGCGGACCGGCCTCCCGTGCCCGGTGTGCGGCGATACCGTGCGAGAGATCTCCTTCGTCGACAAGTCATTCCAGTACTGCCCGACGTGTCAGACCGGCGGCAAGATCTTGGCTGACCGGCGAATGTCGAAGCTGCTCAAGTAG